In Brassica rapa cultivar Chiifu-401-42 chromosome A06, CAAS_Brap_v3.01, whole genome shotgun sequence, a single window of DNA contains:
- the LOC103849052 gene encoding uncharacterized protein At4g15545 isoform X1: MSQPDFSLSDEILAVIPTDPYEQLDLARKITSMAIASRVSNLESQVSVLTQKLRDKDKLIDDLEGRASSFERLYHEAGSSLKNALDENMKLRQERDSLAITAKKLGRDYAKLEAFKRQLMQSLNDENPSVCSLLSLFFFYRPQSHLTYLFVFLQQIDSTDVRDKDENSNGLSTLDSFSNNNNQGLRQRASLTPPGLTPSGTPKMVSAGGSPRSYSAASSPKLFSGAASPTASQYDHIRMWSSSSQQSSVPNSPPRSHSTSARHARIDGKEFFRQARSRLSYEQFSAFLANIKELNARKQSREETLRKSEEIFGTENNDLYISFKGLLTSGR; encoded by the exons ATGTCGCAACCAGACTTCAGTCTGTCGGACGAGATTCTGGCGGTGATCCCAACGGACCCTTATGAACAACTGGATCTAGCAAGGAAGATCACGTCAATGGCCATCGCTTCAAGGGTCTCCAATCTAGAGTCCCAAGTCTCCGTCCTCACGCAGAAGCTTCGTGACAAGGATAAGCTTATCGATGATCTCGAGGGAAGAGCATCTTCCTTTGAAAGACTATACCACGAGGCTGGTTCCTCCCTGAAGAACGCCCTCGACGAAAAT ATGAAACTAAGACAAGAGCGAGATTCGCTGGCCATCACTGCCAAGAAACTCGGTCGTGATTATGCAAAG CTGGAAGCATTCAAGAGACAATTGATGCAGTCTTTGAATGATGAGAATCCATCGGTATGCTCActcctttctcttttttttttttatcgaccACAATCTCATCTTACATACTTATTTGTATTCTTACAGCAAATCGACAGCACTGATGTCAGAGACAAAG ATGAGAATTCAAATGGCTTATCCACCCTCGATTCTTtctccaacaacaacaaccaag GTTTAAGGCAAAGAGCCTCTTTGACTCCGCCCGGGTTAACTCCTAGCGGAACGCCAAAGATGGTTTCGGCCGGTGGATCTCCGAGAAGCTACTCTGCTGCATCATCGCCTAAGCTCTTCTCAGGAGCCGCATCTCCAACAGCTTCACAGTATGATCATATACGCATGTGGTCCTCATCAAGCCAGCAATCTTCTGTACCAAACTCTCCTCCTCGCTCACATTCTACTTCAG CTCGCCATGCGAGGATTGATGGGAAAGAGTTCTTTAGACAAGCCAG GAGCCGTTTGTCTTACGAGCAGTTCAGCGCATTCCTGGCTAACATCAAGGAACTTAACGCTCGGAAGCAGAGCCGTGAG GAAACATTGAGGAAGTCGGAGGAGATATTCGGGACGGAGAACAATGATCTTTACATATCCTTTAAAGGACTTCTCACAAGCGGCCGTTGA
- the LOC103849052 gene encoding uncharacterized protein At4g15545 isoform X2, protein MSQPDFSLSDEILAVIPTDPYEQLDLARKITSMAIASRVSNLESQVSVLTQKLRDKDKLIDDLEGRASSFERLYHEAGSSLKNALDENMKLRQERDSLAITAKKLGRDYAKLEAFKRQLMQSLNDENPSQIDSTDVRDKDENSNGLSTLDSFSNNNNQGLRQRASLTPPGLTPSGTPKMVSAGGSPRSYSAASSPKLFSGAASPTASQYDHIRMWSSSSQQSSVPNSPPRSHSTSARHARIDGKEFFRQARSRLSYEQFSAFLANIKELNARKQSREETLRKSEEIFGTENNDLYISFKGLLTSGR, encoded by the exons ATGTCGCAACCAGACTTCAGTCTGTCGGACGAGATTCTGGCGGTGATCCCAACGGACCCTTATGAACAACTGGATCTAGCAAGGAAGATCACGTCAATGGCCATCGCTTCAAGGGTCTCCAATCTAGAGTCCCAAGTCTCCGTCCTCACGCAGAAGCTTCGTGACAAGGATAAGCTTATCGATGATCTCGAGGGAAGAGCATCTTCCTTTGAAAGACTATACCACGAGGCTGGTTCCTCCCTGAAGAACGCCCTCGACGAAAAT ATGAAACTAAGACAAGAGCGAGATTCGCTGGCCATCACTGCCAAGAAACTCGGTCGTGATTATGCAAAG CTGGAAGCATTCAAGAGACAATTGATGCAGTCTTTGAATGATGAGAATCCATCG CAAATCGACAGCACTGATGTCAGAGACAAAG ATGAGAATTCAAATGGCTTATCCACCCTCGATTCTTtctccaacaacaacaaccaag GTTTAAGGCAAAGAGCCTCTTTGACTCCGCCCGGGTTAACTCCTAGCGGAACGCCAAAGATGGTTTCGGCCGGTGGATCTCCGAGAAGCTACTCTGCTGCATCATCGCCTAAGCTCTTCTCAGGAGCCGCATCTCCAACAGCTTCACAGTATGATCATATACGCATGTGGTCCTCATCAAGCCAGCAATCTTCTGTACCAAACTCTCCTCCTCGCTCACATTCTACTTCAG CTCGCCATGCGAGGATTGATGGGAAAGAGTTCTTTAGACAAGCCAG GAGCCGTTTGTCTTACGAGCAGTTCAGCGCATTCCTGGCTAACATCAAGGAACTTAACGCTCGGAAGCAGAGCCGTGAG GAAACATTGAGGAAGTCGGAGGAGATATTCGGGACGGAGAACAATGATCTTTACATATCCTTTAAAGGACTTCTCACAAGCGGCCGTTGA